A stretch of DNA from Bradyrhizobium algeriense:
CCCGGTGCTGCCACCGCGAGATTCTGCACGGACAATTCGCGGACGGGACGCGGCAGCATGACCGGCGGCGCCGGAGGCTGAGCGGTCGCCTTGCAGATGTCGCGCAGGCGCGCCAGGCCCTGGCGGGCTGCGGACAGTTGCTTCCAGGTGCCAAGCGCGATTTCGACAGGCGCGAGCGCGCGCCCCATCAGGATCGAGGACGCGATCATGATGCCGCCCGACGCCTTGTCGGCGATGACGAGATAGGCGCCCATGCCCAGCATTCCCGATTGCAGGACGTAGCGCAGCACTTTCGCGCTCGAGCCGAGATTGGCATAGACGTCGGTCGCGCGGATGTTTTCCTGCAGGTACCGCTCGTTGGCTTGCGACCAGCGCGCCGTCAGGCGATCCGTCATGCCGAGGGCGCGCACGATTTCCGCGTTGCGCTGAGTCGCATCCGCCAGCACCTGCCGCTGCGCGTTCAGGTCCATTGCCGCCTTGGTCGCGCCGCGCGAGATCCGCTCGGTCACCAACGTCATGGCAATGATCGCCGCGGTGCCAAGCAGCGCCGTGAAGCCGATCAGCGGATGAAACAGAAACAGCCCGATCAGGAAGACCGGGATCCACGGCATGTCCAGGAACGCCGTCGGCCCCAGGCCCGACATGAAGGTGCGCACCTGATCGAGATCGCGCAGCGGCTGCTGCATCAAGACCGGCTTCACCCCGCGCAGCGGCAAGGTGGCGAGCGCCCAATGGATCGACCCCTGCAGCGCGCCATCGAACAGCGTTGCGATCCGGCAAAGCATCCGCGACCGCATCGCATCGAAATATCCCTGCACCACGTAGGCGATCAGCACCATCAAGGACAGGCCGAACAGGGTCGCGAGGTTACGGCTCGGAATCACCCGATCGTACACCTGCAACATATAAAGCGAGCCTGACAGCATCAGGATGTTGATGACGCCGCTGAAGACGGCGACGCCGATCATGCGGCGCGCGCTCGCGCGCATCGCGGTCGCGACGGGATCGTCGGCAGCCAGCGTCGATAACAGGCCGGAAATTGCGCGGGGCGTCGGTGCTGCCCGCGCTCGGCTCTGTGCCTGACCCTGAGCGATACTCATTGAACTGCCCTTCGACCCGCTCGAGCGGGTCTCCCTGCAAGTCTCCTTGACGCGCGATGCAGACCATTTTTCGGCGAGAATGCGACGAATGCCGATTGTTCAAGTTCGCTCCTGGGTAGAACGGTGGCAAAGGCCTCGTTGTCGCCTATCCGGTGTGCGCGGCCGAGCAAAATTCCGGCACGGGAGGGACAGCGTCCCGGATTTGCGCGATGGACGCCGACATGGGCTGCGATATCCCTCTTTCGAACGCGTCTAATTCGCCGTTTTTCGGCGCGCCGCGCGTCATGGATTCGTCCGTCTATAACCTTGCTTCGGCGCTCATTGGTCGCTGTGTCGGCCGAATGACGCCACGAAGCTCCGTGATCCTTCATCGTGCGCACATCCTGCTTTCTGGCGGAGGATTGCGCCCATACGTCATGAAACTGAGTGAATAGCAGGGGACGAATGATGGCGGGCTTCGCTGACAAGGAGTATCTTCGCGACGCCGATTTGCCGATCGATGAGGTCGCGAGTCCGCAAGCCGCTCCGGAATCGCCGTCCGCCGTGCCCCCTCCCGACGAAACGCCGCCTGCCAGGCATGCGCCCGGCTCCTCAACCCCTCCGAATCTTCTCGACCTCGGCACGACCTTCAATGGTACGACGCGGTCGCTGGTCGGCGACGTTTGGCAGAACGGCCCCGAGGAGGGCGGCAAGGTATCCGGAAGCGTGACGCCCCATACGAACGATCTCGCGGCGGCTCAGAGCGGATTGCTGGCCGGGATCAATGCGGGGCAGTTTTCCGGCGCCGCGCTCGGCCATGTTCAGGCGATCTTGTCCGACATCACCACCGCCATCTCGGCAGCCAACGCCTCGGTGAGTGGAGGAGGCATGCCCGGCGCAGAACAAACGCTCCGCGCCAGCCATCTCAGTATTCTCAACACCGTCAATACCGATCCCGTGCTGGCGAATCCGGGGACGCAGAACGGGGTAACCGAACCAATCCCGGCGCGCGAGGATGCCCCCGCTGACAAGACGGAGGCCACCGCGCCGGACGCCAATTCGGCGGAGACCACCCATCTGGCGGAGGCCGGCGATGCCGAAAACACGGCGCAGATCGACGAGAACCTCGATGCTGCGATAGCGGAGATGGAAGCGTTGATAGCTGCAAACCCCGATCTGTTCGTTGGGTTGACCGTCGACGATGCCGACGAGATCGTGCAGCAGATCCAGCTCGAACTCAGCCATATCCACAAGGGGGAGGTCCCTCCTGGTGCGGCACAGCACATCAGTGGCGATATCACCGATATCGTTACGGGGGATATCGATCTGGCAAGCATGACTGCGCAGGGCCCGCCGAACTCGCCTGGACAGCAGGCCGTCAACATCGTCGGCGCCAGCGAAACCCAGGCCTCGCCGCCAGTTTCCACCATCGCGACCGGCGATGTGCCGGTCACCATTGTTACGACGGAAGCCCCCACGACCGTCGTCGATCACAGCCAATCGGGCATGCCCGAATTGACACATCATTTACATCACACGTGGGGATAGCGGCGCGCGGCGCGGCCTCCAGCCGTCCCCATGTCCCGGGGATGCTGGAGGCCGACACATCGAGCAAAGAACGCGTTCGCCGATCCGGCGCACGCAGCGGGCGCAGAGAACAGGTTTTAGCCGGCCTGCGCCGCAAATCTTTAGACGATGGCCTCAATGACGGCTCTGGGGACCATCATTAGTACGGCGGCGACATCGGCGGTTTGGAGGAAATCGGCGCGGTTGCTGCCTCGGAAGTGAAGTAGCGGGGCGTATGCGTGAGGCAGCGTAAGACGGACTATGGGACCATCATTCTACACTGGACGTTCGTGGCAGCCTTCGCCGTTGCGCTCGTTACCGGCTTGCGTATCGCGACCGAAACACCCGACCGTACCTGGATCAACTGGTTCGACGCCGTTCTGCCGCGTGACAGCGTATGGATCGCCCATATGCAGGCCGCCATCGTCCTGGTCGCGGTGGCGATCGGCTACATCGTCTACATGCTCCGCTCCGGACTCGGCCGCCGCGTTCAGATCGACAAAGTTCGCCTGCGCGGGCTGTTTGTCTGCCGCGGGCAGGCGAGGTTGAGCGCCGTGATCGCCCTGATGTACTGGATTTTCTTTGTCACGATGGCCGGGCTATTGGTCAGCGGCGGCGCGCTCTATTTCGGTTTCTACTCCGGCTATGACGTGGCGATGCTGCACTGGGTGGGGACCTGGGTGATCCTCGCCTTTGTCGTCCTGCATGTCTTGACCCAGTTCAAAAGCGGCGGCGCTTCGCAACTGCTGCGCATTTTTCGTCCCGCCCCGCTGCCTGCGCCGCCGCCGCGGCTCGATGCCGTCGAACTGCTGGGCATGCTGGCCGAGCAGTCGGCGCGTTCGCAAGGACCTGAAAACCCGGACGCGCCGCCCGATGCCTCGTCCCACCCGCTGCAGCCGCGCGCAGAGATGCGCCGCGGTCGAACGGCTGAGCCGGATCCGGCGCCCCGCCCCCCGGCCGGGCCTGCGCGATCGCGAAACCCGACCCTGCAGGCCAATGCGTTCGTGGTCGCGGCCGCCGCCGCGATCACTGGCGCCTCGCTCATCGTAGCTACCGACCGGCTGGCGGTGGACAGTGTGCAGATTCGCCGCATCAACGCCGCCGACGCACCGACCCTCGACGGCGACACGTCCGATCGGGCCTGGCGTGGCGTCAAGCCGTTTTCGCTGCTGACCGGAGAAGGCGGAAACTTCGACGGCAAAGGCGAAGCCAGAATCGAGGTCCGCGCGGTGCATGACGGCACCTATGCGTACTTCCTATTCACCTGGCAGGATTCGACGCGCTCGCTGAAGCACCTCCCGCTCGTCAAGGAAGCCGATGGATGGCATCTGCTCCATTCCGGCTTTCAGCTCGGCGACGAGCATCAATACAACGAAGACAAGTTTTCGGTGCTGCTGACCACATCGGATGTCACGCTGGCCGGCGGCCGAACCTTTCATCCGGGGCCGCAGCCGGTTGCCGGCGCGCCGGCCACCATGAGCGGCCGTGGACTGCATTACACGGCGTCCGGCTACGCCGACGTCTGGCAGTGGAAGGCCACAAGCGGCGCGACCGGATGGATGGACGACGCCCATTTCGGGCCTCCGTTGAATCCGACCCCGATGCAGGCGGCCAACGTCGTTCCCTACAAGGGCGGCTTCGCAGCCGACCCTGGAACGGCAAACTACCGGGACAACTTCACCATCGAGGCCGACGTGTCAGGCGGCCCGCGCCGCAGCCGCCTGATCGCCCCGCTGCGCCTGCCCAAAGTCGTCGCCGCCACGACGGACGCGATGGGCGATATCGACCTCGATCCCAATCATGGCGAGAGCGACGGCGCGCGCTGGTTCATGCCCGAGAAGGATTCAGTTGCCTATTCGACCGATGTCGACGCCCGCATCCCGACCGGAACCGTGATCCCGGGCGTCATCGTGGGCGGCGAATTTTCCGGCGACCGTGCCGACGTTCGATGCGCAGCCCGCTGGGCCTCCGGCCTCTGGGCGCTCGAGGTGCGACGCCGGCTTGACACCACAAGCCAGTTTGACGTGCCGATCAAGACCGGCGTCTTCATGCGGGTCGCCGCTTTCGACCACAGCCAGATCAGACATACACGGCACGTTCGGCCGATTCGTATCGAGGTGGAATAAATGTCAAAGATTTGCAAAGTCACGATCAACGACGAGCCGTTTCTGGCGAATCGCGGCGAGCTTCTGCTCGATTGGGCATTGATGAACGGCGTCGATCTTCCGCACGATTGCCGCGCCGGAATCTGCGGCGCCTGCCGCGTGCGCCTGGTCGACGGCCAGGTGTTCGGCGGCCACAGCCGCGGCGACGACATGATCCATGCCTGCCAGGCCCGGATCGTTTCCGATCTCGAGATTGCGATCGAGGCCGCTCCCGAACCGGTGGCGCTGTCGGCGGAAGTGGCGCAGACCGTGCAGCTCGCGCCCGACGTGGTGGGCGTCGACATCGAACTGCCGAAGCCGCTCGACTATCTTCCCGGCCAATATTGCAAGCTGCAGTTTCAGGGCTTTCCGGCGAGGTCCTACAGCCCGACTTTTCCGCTGGAAGGCGCTCCCCACGATCACATGCTGCACTTTCACATCCGAAAGGTTACGGACGGGCTGGTATCCTCGGCGCTCGGCCAGGAAATCCGCCCCGGGCACCGCGTCAAGCTGACGGGACCGTATGGCCGCGCCTTTTTCAGGCAAGGCCACGCAGGCCGCATCGTTCTCGTCGCCAGCGGTACCGGCTTCGCCCCGATGTGGTCGGTCGCGGTCGCCGCGATCATGGAGCAGCCGCAGCGCGAAATGGTCTTCATCGTGCAGGCCCGCAGCATCCGCTCGCTCTACATGCATGCCGCGCTGTGCCGCCTGGCGCTGTTTCCCAATGTCAGGCTGATCCCGATGGTGTCGGAGCCGCAGCAAATCTCGCACGCGATTCAGAGCGGCCGGCCGACCGATCATTTGCCAAAGCTGTCGCCGGACGATGTGGTTTATACCGCGGGCGCGCCGGCGATGACCGACGCGGTGGCGCGGATTGCCAAGGCCGCGGGCGCAAGGTGCTACACCGACCCCTTCGTGCAGGAGCCGCGGACTGCCGAACAATCAGGGTTGATGTCGCGCCTCAGCGGCTGGCTCAACGAGTCCAAAAGCGGAACTATTCCGCCGCAGCCGGCGCGAAAGGCGGCGCCCATGACCCGAGGCGTAGCCGCAGTCGGCGCCGGCAACCGCTAGCTAGAGCATGATCCGGAAAAGTGGGTACCGGTTTTCCGAAAAGATCATGCGTAAATCAAAGAGATAGAGTGGGATGACGATTCGAAGAAAAGTCATCCCGCTCTAGTTCATGGTCATGCTGCGGCTGCGGGAGCCAGCAGGCTCTCGCATCCGGTGTCTGCGATGATCGACGACACGCTTGCCGCGCGGCGCAGTCGAGCTTGCCCTATTCCTCAGCCGGAGATCGCCGCGATATAGCGCTGGACGGACATCTCGAACGCCGCCTTTGCATTGTCGGCGATGTTGCGGCCCCACCATGCGCCATAGATGCGGTCGAACGCCAGCGGCTCGACCGCAGCCCAGATCCGCCGCACGGCTGACGCATTGAGCGGAATGTAGTTCGGAAAACTGTACATGAAGCTGAGCGAGCGGCGGTCCATCGCCACCATCGCGACATCGCCGGTAAGCAATGCACCCCTGCCCGCCGCGCCCGCGCGCCAGTGCAGGATCGTGCCGCCGGCGAAATGTCCGCCGGTTCGCACCAGAACAATGTCGTCGGAGAGCCGGTGGCTGTCGCCGGTCCATGGCACGATGGCCGAATGCGGCCGTGTGACAAGAGCGCGATCGTCGCCATGCAGATAGACCGGCGCGCCACCGAACGCCTCACTCCAATCGGCGACCGCGCCATAGTAATGCGGGTGCGAGACGGCAATCGCCTTCAGGCCGCCGAGCGAGCGGACGTAGTCGATGGCTTCGCGGGTGGCCAGCGGCACACAGTCCCACATCACGCAGCCATCGGCTTCACGCACCAGGAGCGCGCGCTGCCCGATCGCAAAACCCGGCTGCATGCTGATGCCGGGAATGTCGAGGTCGTCACGCCAGACGAGCTTGTAACGTTTCGCCAATTCCTCGCGCGTGAGCCACGCCTGGCCCTTCCAGTTCACAAATTGCCGCTCGTCCTCGCAAACCGGGCAGGCCCGCGGCGGCGCAGCGCTTTCGGGAAACTGGGCACCACATTGTTCGCACGTCCACAGCGGCATGGCGTTGCTCCTATTCGAGGCGTGTTCGGGCTGCGACAGAACCCGCGACCGCTAGACCAATCGGTCCAAATGTTAAGGATTCTGGCACGTTACGGGAAGTTTGGGTATTGCGGCCTGGATGGTCGGCAGATAGGCTTCGCTTGACGCCGACCGGATTTTAATCGTCCCGGTTGTCCTAACCTGGGAGCATTTTGCTGCGACCGAGTTATGCGGGATGCCATCTTCATGAGGCGCAAGATCGCCGCAATTCTGGTAGCCCACATCGCCGACTACGGCAGGTTGGTCGCCGATGACGAAGAAGAGACGCTGCGGCGAATGGCGTCCTGTCGAACCACCATTGACGACCTCATTGCGATAGCGGGTCGTTCCGTCCAATGGCTGTGCCCGACCGAGCGGGCCGTTGATCCATTGACCTGATACCCGATGACCTAATACCCGATAGCCGCCCCATCGCTGCGCGGATCCGAGCCGCCGCTCAATGTGCCGTTCCGCCGGTCGATGGTGATGCCGTGCGCGTGACCGGCCATTTCGTTCCAGGCGTCCCAGCGGTTGATCGCGTGGCCGCGTTGCGCGAGCGCGTCGATCGTAGCTTCGGGGAAGCGGCTCTCGATATGCAGCGTGTCGCGCGCTTCGCCGAGGGCGAAGCGGCCGGAAAGAAACCGCGGCATCTCGATCGCCTCCTGGATATCGAGACCGAAATCGATCATCGCCGAATAGAGCTGCATCTGGATTTGCGGCTGGCCGTCCGCGCCCATGCAGCCGAGCACGCTCCAGATCTTGCCGTCGCGCTTGGCCATCGAGGCGATCAGTGTATGCATCGGGATCTTGCCCGGCTCGAGACGATTGGGATGGTTGCGATCGAGCGAGAAATACGCGCCGCGGTTTTGCAGGATGACGCCGGTGTTTCCCGCAACCACGCAGGAGCCGAAGGCGCCATACAGGCTTTGAATCAGCGACGCCGCATTGCCGTCGCAATCGACAGCGGCGACATAGACCGTATCGCCGGACAGGCTGCCGAAAGACGGCACCATGTCCCACTTCAATGCCGACCTCGCGTCGATCAGCCGGCCGCGCTCGGCTGCGTATTCTTTCGATATCAGCCGCTCGACCGGCACATCGGCAAAGGCGGGATCGGCGAGCACCTGGTCGCGGTCGTGGTAGGCGATCTGCTTGGCCTGTACCAGCAAATGGACATGGTCGGGCCCGAGGAAATCCTTTCGGTGCAGTTGGTGGGGCTCGACGAGATTGAGCATTTCGAGCACGGTAAAACCCTGCGTCGGCGGCGGCGTGTTGAAGACCGTAACGTCGCGGTAGCGGCCAACAAGGGGAGCGGCCCAGACGGCCCTTTGCCGGCCGAAATCGGCAAGGCGAAACAGGCCGCCGTTTTCCCTGGAGAAGCGTGCCATCTCGGCGGCGACCGGCCCAGCATAAAAGCCGGACCACCCGTCATCCGCGATCGATTGCAACGTGCGCGCCAGGTTTGCGTTGGCAAGCTTGGTGCCCGGCCGCGCTGCCGCCCCATCGGCAAAGAAAAGCGCCGCGGCCGCTTGATCTCGCGCCAGATCATCGCGCGTCATCTCGATGAAGCTTGCAAGGCGGCCGGTGACCGGAAAGCCGTCGCTTGCATACCGGATAGCGCTTTCCAGAACACGCCGCAGCGGAAGCCTTCCATAGGCATCGTGCGCCTCGATCCAGCTCGCTACTCCACCCGGCACCGTCAAGGTCGCCGGCACGATGCCCCGTAGCGGGATTCCATTCAGCCCGCGCGCTTCAAAGGACGACAGCGTGGCGCCCTCCGCCGCCTTGCCGCCGCCGTTGAGGGAGCGGATCTCGCCGCTCGCGCCGTCGTGAACGAGCCAGAACGCATCGCCGCCGAGACCGGTCATGTGCGGGTAGACAACCGACAGCACCGCGCTGGCCGCGATCGCCGCGTCGATGGCGGAGCCGCCGGCGCGAAGCACGTCAAGGCCGGCCGCGGAGGCGAGCGAATGCGGCGACGTCACCATGCCGTTCGAGGCAAGCGTGACGGGCCGGCCGGTACGAATGTCCAATTCAAGCCCCCGAATCTGCTCAGACGCCGATCAGGCGCGGATCCGTCTGATCATGTGATTGTCGTAGATGGCCTCGCATGTCGTGAGCCGCCAGCGCACGGCGGGCGCGGACTACGCGATGGCGGGTGCGGCGACGGCGCCAGTGGCGACCGCGGCACCGGCTGCCTTGAGGAGCTTCCTGCGATTCATGGTCAGTCTCCTTGCGTAGTGAGATGAGAAGCGAACGCGTGGACCGTCAGCCGCAGCATGGCCCGCGGTTATCCCGGCTCGCGCTGTTTCGGTCGGGCGGCAGGTCCATCGCCGGATTCTCGGCAAAGAAGCCGTTCGGCTTCAGCGCGAAGCCGACATATTCGACCGGCATCACCGGAAAATCTTCGGGACGGCAGACATGCGTGGCCCCGAAACTGTGCCAGACGACGATATCCTGGTTTTCGATCGAACGGTTTTTCGCAACATATTTCGGCAGGCCGTCGCCGCCGGCATGCTGGTTTGGGAATTCGCCGCTCGCATAACGCTCGTCGGGCGCGTAGCGCGTCACCCAGATATGCTTGGTCGCAAAGCCGCCACGCTCGGTCATGTAGCAGCCCTTCTGCGCAAGCATCACGGGCGCGCTGTGCGCCAGGAGCTTGTAGGCCGTCGCGCCGCCGACGCTGTTCTTTTGATTGGGATTGGTGATCTTCCAGTAGCGTCCGGTCCGCCCGTCGGCCTCGCGGACCGCGTCGCGCTCGCGTGAGAGAACCCGCGACGTGGTATCGAACACGTTGCCGTAGGGATTGTCCGTCCCCCATGGCCGTGGCCGGAACTCGTGCTCGGTGACGCTATTGCCCTCACCATCCAGCATCATGTGGAGGCGGGCATTGAAGAAATGCTGGTGGGTCGGACCGCCGAGATCTTCAGCGACCATGCCGCCCCACGGATAGGGCTTGCCCGGCGCGATCGCCGCCGTCTGGATGATGCCGGTAAGCTTGACCTCGAGCTGAATGGTGCCGTCCTGGTAGAAGTACCAGAAGAACCCGTAATCGTAATTTCCGACGGTGGTGAAGAACGAGATGACGAGCCGCCGTGACCGCCGCACCTCGAACGTTTCGTTGCGGAATTCGTAATGCTTCCAGAGGATACCGTAATCCTCCTCGTGCAGGCAGATCGCATTCCTCATGACGGCCGGCTTGCCGTAATCGTCGGCGACCGGCACATCGAAATAATGGATATGGCCGAGGCAATCGCAGCCGAGTTCGAGTGCGTTGGCGAGCTTGCCCAGTCCATACTCCCCGGCGTCGAACGCGCATTTCCAGAAATGATTCGCGGTCGGATCGGCATAGGGAACGATCATGTCGGTGACGCTGGCCCGGTAGATGATCGGCCGTTCGCGCTCACGATCGCGAAACGAGATCTGGTGCAGCACCAGTCCCTCGCGCGCGGTCCAGCCGACACGGAACGACCAGTTCTGCCAATTGACCTTCCATCCCTCGACCGTAAAGCTCGGGCCGTCCTTTTGCACCACATCCAGCGGCTTCACGTCCTTGCGCGTCTGCGGGATCGATGCCCGGTCGTAGTTGCGCGATTTCTTCGGGATCGGAATCACGTCGGGCTCATCGACCAGATGGACGATCCTGTTCTCGATCAGGTCGACGAGCGCGACCACGCCTTCGATCGGGTGCGCGTAGCCGTTGTCCTTGAGATCCTTGCGCCAATAGGAAACGGCGCTGACCAGCCTGCGCCCCTTCTCCACCTCGCGGTCGAAATAGCCGGCCGAAAACGGGTCGACCTGAACCAGCTCGATGTCCTCATCATTCAGGCCCCGCCGCTTCATCGCACGCCGCCAGTCCGCGTCGGCCTTGACGATGTCGCCGACCTTGAACACTTCCTCGATCGTGATCGGCGGCTGGCCGTAGGGATGGAGCTTGGTCGGATACTCGCGCCACGCCGTCACGCGCTTGGAATCGAGATCTACCGTCGCGACATGCGTCGCGCCGGTCTTGCTGTCGAACAGGGTGACGGCGGCCCGTCGCAGGAGCCCGGCTGCCGGCTTCCATCCGAGGACGTCGGACTTGGCCGGCTCTTCGAGCTGCACGTGCGTAAATCGCGCGTGCGGGCCGAGCCGCTTTTCCGTCCTCAATATCTCGGACGCCAGCGCGACTTCGGTCTCGCTGAGCGGATCGAGCGGATGGCCGGCATCTGTGCCGGCGGATGGCTTTGTGCGTACCATATCGGACCGAATTCTCCAGAATTTGGCCGCAGGCTACGGCGGCCCGAGCCGCTGCGTCTTGAATGAACCTGCCACGTCCGGCGGTTTGGCCCTTGCCAGAGCGACCGGTCCTGGGCGACGCTGGCGGACCACAAACCGGATCTTGTTCGCACGATGCCGATCAGCGTCTCCACCGACCCGATCCGCCCGGCCGAGCGAACAGCCTATTGGACCGAGGCGATCTGCCGGTCATTCGCCAGTGTCGAAACCAAGCCGCTCGGCTCTGCGGTCGTCAGCGGTCATTTCGAATTCGTCGAAATCGGCGGCGCGAAGCTGGTCCGCTTCGACAGCAGTCCACAATGCTACACCCGCGATGCCCGGCTCGTGAACATGGCCGGTTCGGACGAATTCATGTTCGATTTCCAACGGCGCGGCCGAAGCTCGATCGTGCAAGCCGGAAACGAAAGCACGATCGAACCGGGATACGGCGTGCTCTACGACGCGCGGCGTCCGTTCGAGGATCGGCTGTTCGGTCCCGAGCAGCGCGTGGAGCTGCTGATCGCCACCGTCCCCGCCTCGTCGCTGTTGCGATCCGTCCCCGAAGCGGCGCGACTATGCGCGAAACCTATCCCCTTGTCCGGGACGATTGCGCGCGCGATTGCCGCGCTGGTACGCGACGCGATCTCCGTGCCGGACGCACCGGCAAGACAAAGCGAGCCTGACATCGTCGCTTATCTGTCGGCGATACTGCGCCTTGCCGCCGGCGCAAGCCATGAGCTGAGCCGCCCCGGCCTGTTCAGGCTGATCGACACTTACCTGAGGGCAAACATCGCCACGATCCGACCGGCGCCGGCGCTTGCCGCCGAGTTTGGCATTTCGGAGCGAACCTTTCATCGCATCTTCGCCGACCGCGCGACCACGTTCGAACGCCATGTCCTTCACCTGCGTGTCGAATCGTTCAAAGAACTGCTGCGGCAGGCTTCGCTGGCAAGCGTTCCGATCGCAAGGCTTGCGCATCAATGCGGCTTCGCCGATGCCGCCCACGCCACGCGCACGTTCAAGGACAGATTTGGCGCCACGCCACGGGATTTTCGCGCTAGCCCACCAACCGGCTAAGCCTCGCAATAGCTGCGATACCAGCTGGCGAACCGGTGGATGCCGTCCTCGATCGGAGTTGCCGGGCGGAAGCCTACGTCACGCACGAGATCATCAACATCGGCATAGGTCGTCGGCACGTCGCCCGGCTGCATCGGCAGCAGTTCCTTGTTGGCCTTGCGCCCCAGCTCCTGCTCGAGGAGACCGAGCACGAGCATCAATTCCTGCGGCTTGTTGTTGCCGACATTATAGATGCGCCAAGGGGCAATGCTCGATCCCGGGTCCTGAATTCCGTTCAACCCGACTTGCCCAACCTGCGGCGGGAGCTCGATCAGGCGGACCAGCGCTTCCGTCACATCGTCGACATAGGTGAAGTCGCGAAGCATCCGCCCCCCGTTGAACAGCTTGACCGGATCGCCGCGGACGATCGCATCCGCAAACACGAACAGCGCCATATCGGGACGATACCAGGGGCCGTACACCGTAAAGAACCGCAAGCCGGTGCACGGTATCCCGTAAAGATGGCTGTACGAATGCGCCATCAACTCGTTCGCCTTCTTGCTCGCGGCATAAAGGCTGATCGGGTGATCGACGTTGTCGTGCACCGAAAACGGCAGCTTCCTGTTGGCCCCGTAGACGGACGACGAGGATGCGAACAGCAGATGACGGCAGCCATTGTGCCGGCATCCCTCCAGAATATTGGTGAAGCCGACCAGATTGGCGTCGACATAGGCGTGCGGATCCCTGAGCGAGTATCGTACGCCGGCTTGCGCGGCCAGATGGATGACGACGGGAAAGCGATACCGCGCAAACAGCGCCGGTATCGCCACGCGATCCGCCACGTCAAGCCTTTCGAACTGAAAGCGCGGGTCGTTGCGGAGGATATCGAGCCGGGCCGCCTTCAGCCGCGGATCGTAGTATGTGTTGAGATTGTCGACCCCGACGACGCGGTGGCCGGACTGCAGCAACCGCTGCGCCACGTGGAATCCG
This window harbors:
- a CDS encoding NAD-dependent epimerase, which encodes MSDQAILVTGAAGFIGFHVAQRLLQSGHRVVGVDNLNTYYDPRLKAARLDILRNDPRFQFERLDVADRVAIPALFARYRFPVVIHLAAQAGVRYSLRDPHAYVDANLVGFTNILEGCRHNGCRHLLFASSSSVYGANRKLPFSVHDNVDHPISLYAASKKANELMAHSYSHLYGIPCTGLRFFTVYGPWYRPDMALFVFADAIVRGDPVKLFNGGRMLRDFTYVDDVTEALVRLIELPPQVGQVGLNGIQDPGSSIAPWRIYNVGNNKPQELMLVLGLLEQELGRKANKELLPMQPGDVPTTYADVDDLVRDVGFRPATPIEDGIHRFASWYRSYCEA
- a CDS encoding helix-turn-helix domain-containing protein, yielding MPISVSTDPIRPAERTAYWTEAICRSFASVETKPLGSAVVSGHFEFVEIGGAKLVRFDSSPQCYTRDARLVNMAGSDEFMFDFQRRGRSSIVQAGNESTIEPGYGVLYDARRPFEDRLFGPEQRVELLIATVPASSLLRSVPEAARLCAKPIPLSGTIARAIAALVRDAISVPDAPARQSEPDIVAYLSAILRLAAGASHELSRPGLFRLIDTYLRANIATIRPAPALAAEFGISERTFHRIFADRATTFERHVLHLRVESFKELLRQASLASVPIARLAHQCGFADAAHATRTFKDRFGATPRDFRASPPTG
- a CDS encoding primary-amine oxidase, giving the protein MVRTKPSAGTDAGHPLDPLSETEVALASEILRTEKRLGPHARFTHVQLEEPAKSDVLGWKPAAGLLRRAAVTLFDSKTGATHVATVDLDSKRVTAWREYPTKLHPYGQPPITIEEVFKVGDIVKADADWRRAMKRRGLNDEDIELVQVDPFSAGYFDREVEKGRRLVSAVSYWRKDLKDNGYAHPIEGVVALVDLIENRIVHLVDEPDVIPIPKKSRNYDRASIPQTRKDVKPLDVVQKDGPSFTVEGWKVNWQNWSFRVGWTAREGLVLHQISFRDRERERPIIYRASVTDMIVPYADPTANHFWKCAFDAGEYGLGKLANALELGCDCLGHIHYFDVPVADDYGKPAVMRNAICLHEEDYGILWKHYEFRNETFEVRRSRRLVISFFTTVGNYDYGFFWYFYQDGTIQLEVKLTGIIQTAAIAPGKPYPWGGMVAEDLGGPTHQHFFNARLHMMLDGEGNSVTEHEFRPRPWGTDNPYGNVFDTTSRVLSRERDAVREADGRTGRYWKITNPNQKNSVGGATAYKLLAHSAPVMLAQKGCYMTERGGFATKHIWVTRYAPDERYASGEFPNQHAGGDGLPKYVAKNRSIENQDIVVWHSFGATHVCRPEDFPVMPVEYVGFALKPNGFFAENPAMDLPPDRNSASRDNRGPCCG